The Neorhodopirellula lusitana DNA window TGCGAGTGCGCGTGCGAATGCCACGAGTCCACCGGACAAAACCCTTGAAGACTCGGTTCGATTCAGCAAGGCAACGATCGGCAAGCGATCGGTCGATTCCGGTAGGTCGACTATGGATTTGGCGATCGTGCTTTATGACAAAGCGACCGTAGCGGCGAGCCAACGAACGAGCGTCGACATTGCGCCGTTGAGCCCTTAGAGCTTTGTCCCGATTGGAAATTGGGTAAGGCATCCTGGCTGCCAATTCTTCGTTGTCGGAAATCGCAGGCTAGATGCCTGTACCAGGAACAGGGCAACCCGATAACCAAAATGGGCTGAAGCACTTCGGCTTCGTCCGGTCTAAGACTTAGCCGCCTGTTGAAAATCGAATTGCAAGGTAGCAGGGACGTTCCGTCGTGCGGTGCGCCAGCTAAAATCGTCGCGTTCTCAAACGCTTTGAGCGGAACGGCACCGGTTTAGCTGAGCGGCACTGGTTTAGCTGAGCGGCACAGTGCCTGTGCCTAATACAAGGGCCTGTGCCTACTGCAATGGAAAATCAACAGGCTGTTAAGGAGTGACTGGACAGCTTGCGGGCTGTTGATTTAGATGGTTAATCAACCTTGGTGGTGAGCGACTCAACGTTGGAGAAATTCTGGAAGAGCCATGGTTGTCTGTTTGTTGGGATGGCGCCCGCAGCTTACGATTCGCGGCTCAGTTGTCTTACGGCTTGTAGTGTTGCTTAGTTGTGCTGTTTCGCGACAGGACACGAGCCCTCCGGTTCCGGCAGCACTTCGGTCAACGTTGGCCATTGCACTTCGGTTGCCGCGGGAATCGCTTGTGTCACAGTCCTACTTTTTTTGATACTGGCGGTGGGAGTTGCAGGGAGCTGGTGTTGAAGTAGGTTGCCCAGAAGAGCGGTTGATCGCCTGTCAGTTCGGTGACTTCTTCATCCGCTTTGCCTAGCAAGGGTTCACGGGAAACGGCGAGGTCGCTGGACCGCAACATCATGACGCCTCGACGAGCGGCTTCGGCTAGTGAGGTGTGCGGAAGTTCGGCCACCACTTCGGTTAGCATCGTTGCGGCCGATTGTCCGCCAGTTGGCCACCGACTGAACATGACTTCTCGCACGCCGGATGCGTGTAATGCGGCGGCGGGAATGAACAGTTCGGAACCATCACCGATCTTGTTAGACGAGGCTGCGGTGCGGAGCCCAGCAAGGACGACCGATTGGGGCGAGCCGGCGGGCAATCGGACCCAATCCATTAATCGATTCCCATCCGTTTTCTTGCCAGTGCGAGCCGCGGAACTGTCGGCCGGTAAGATCTGACTTGACATCAGATCCGAAGGTTTCGGGGTTACCGGTGCGGCAACGATCAGGTGTCCGATTTCCAGTCCGAGTCGTTCAGTGGGTGGGACTTGGGCCGGTGAAAGCAAGATTGCATCGTCAGCCGGTGCCATCACTTCGTCGACCATCGACTGATTCAACGCTGCATCGCGTACCGCAAAGAAGCCGCTGGTCACCAACGCGATACGGTCAGCGTTGGTGGACGCGGCGACGCTACGCAACGCGAAACCGGGTGTGGGCGCTAATTGAATGTCGATGTTGTCAGTCCACAATGACGCGTCTTTGTCGTCGACCTGGGGCTGATCTTCTCGCGGGTTGGACTTGGTTCCCACGGCTGGTAACAAATCGAAGGGCAAGTACCACAAGGCGCCGTCAGGAACGATGATGATCTTGGTCAGCCCTTTTTCTGTCCAGCCAGAGCTGTCCGGCAGTAGGTACGAGCGAATCTTCAGTGCATCCGAACGCCACGACTCTTGGTCGTCGGGGAGTCGCTTTCCGCGACTGCGGCTGGCGCCGATGTCTTGAAGTAGTTTGGCGACCATGGCTGGCATGCGGGCTGCGGCCGGCACGACCCAAGTTCGGGTGGTGCCTTCACGGCTGCATGTTGCGTGGATTTTGCCGCTGTCGATGGCAAAGGTCAGCAAAGCCACACCGTCTGGGATCAATGCGACGTCGGTGGGGGCGATGGCGGGTGGATTGATCTCGGGGATCGCCATGCGGCTAAGAGCCAGTTCGCTGATGACGGCTTCGGATACGAATGCTTCCGTTTGTGAGCGTACTGTGATATTGGGTTTGGCATTGGCACCTTGGTCCGCCGGATCAGCCAACGGAGGTGCGGCGGGAGGCAGCAGCGATTGTTGGGTTTGATCACGTAGCCGCTTGAGTAGTTCCGGTGGCTCGGCAAGCACGGTGCGTGCGGGAGCCCAAAGCGTATTGGCGGGTGAAGACGCCAGGGTGCGGAACTGCAATAGGCGTCCTTGCAGTGGCAAGTGACGTGTGAATTGCTTGGCAAGCACCCGGTCGGTTTGCCGCAAGACTTCGTCGCCGTTATTTTCCATTGACGCGATGTTCAGTAGTGCTCGGTGTAGCGGGGAATCGTCAAAATACACCGCGGCCATCGCGTCCAGCGGATCCAATCGCCAAAGCGAAATACCGACATCACCGGCATAACCCTCCAGCACCCGCTTGATAGATTGGTTGCCGACGTTCCCGCCCAGGCTGCTGAGAACCCGTTCGGCTTGATACAAGAATGGCATCGAGACGACCGGACGTTTGCGATCACGTTGGTTCAAGATGAAATCCGACATTGCCTTCAAGGAATCCGCCATCGCTCCGGAGCTGCCCACGCCGATCGGTTGCCCACTGTGTGCAGCGATTCGGGCGGCCACGTAGGCGCCGTAGGCCTGCAATCGGGGCCAGCGAACATCTCGTCGGGAGGCCAAGGAAACCGCAGCCTGAAGATGCTCGTTTGCTGCGTCGACTCGGTTTGCAGAGATCGCCGCATCGGCGGCAACCAAATAGTTGTGCAGGGATGCCAGTCTCGATTCGCGGACAAGCGTGCGGGCGGCCAAGGCGGCGGATTGTTCAACACGAGGAAGCTGAGACGGGTCGGCCACTCCAGCGGCGACCTGCAAAGCTTCACCGATGAACTCGTATTGTTCCAGTGCTGCGGCTGAGTTCGCAATTTGTTGGGCGGTGGAGACAAGGGCTGCCCGGCTTTCTGCACTCAGGTTCCCATCGTCGTCGCCCGCAGTCCCCGCCTTCAAACCACACAATAACAACATCGGCGTCAGCGGATGGACGCTACCGTCAACGATGGCGTACTTGGCGGCTCGGTCGAAGACCGTTTTGTCTTCCAGGATCGAGAAATACTCACTGCCACGCATGGCATGAAGCAGGCTTTGACCGACCGGATGGTTCATCCCCGCGGGAAGTTTGGTGGCCTCGATGACTTCTCGAGCGACCGCATCGTCGCCCGAGAGAGGCCCCATCAGGACGCGTCGTCGATGAGACATCACCCCCAGACAACGCATGATTTCGATCGCATCGATGTTTTTGATCGTCGGCGTTTCGATCACACCGCCGGCGGCTAGGCTTTGTTCGGTCAGCGTTTGACCGGATTGAAAAGGAATCTTGTTAGGTAACGGAAGTCGACGAATGGCGGCAACTTCCGGCCACAAATTGCTCTTCGGTGAGTGAACCGTCCCGCCCCGCGACAGTACCGAGAAGTCGAGCTGGCCAAGCCAACCACGGTTTCGGACTGCGATGCGGGAAGCTTCATCCAGGTGCACTCGACAGGCGGGCAGATGCCCCAGATGCCAATAACATTCTGCCAGCATGACGCGGCCGGGAATCGCGTCGATCCATTTTCCATTGACGTCGGTGCGAGTGGACCGCAGCGCCATCTCGAACCCGCGAATCGCGTTGTCCAGGTCTCCATCACGGTAAACCTGCAAGGCGTCGAAATAGGTTTGGGATGGGTACTGGCCACCGGGTTCCGGAATCCCGAATCCGCCACCGTTAAGCTGGGCCTGAACCGATGAGGACGGCCCCACGAAAAGCATTCCCAAGACGACCGCACCCAGTAAAATGGCCGGGGAGGGTTGCGTCCGATAGTGTCGTTGGGCGAACATGATCATCGGAGAAGCCGGTAGCTTGAAGAAACGAGAAGACGACGCGAAATGCAAACTAAAACGCTTTGCGAAACAATCAGTCTAACCGTGATGGAGCCCGGTTTCGAATGTTCACGCCTATCCCGGTGATGTCCAAAGCGGGGGAGAGTCCGCTTTGGATGAGTGTAGGGGTTATGATGTTAAGCCGCCGGGGTTGATTCCCGCAAAAATTTCACTTCGTCGGCACACGTTTTCTATCCGCGAGTAGGTCACGGCCCGTTAGTGCGTCACGACCAATGGTTAGATCGCGACCAATCGGACACATCGCGATCCGAGCGATAGGTTTTGTGGTTCGATCGCGGTGGGGGCTTCAAGAGGGGGGCGGGCGATCCGTCGCTCGCTCGAACCTGGTCACACATTTTTCTTCAATGGACTTTTCCAATCGACTATGCCTGTCATCCAATGTCCCACGTGTAAGCGTTCGCTGAATCTAAAGCAAATGCCGACGGCCCCCCGGATTAAATGCCCAGGGTGCGCCAATCCGATCACCGTGTCCGAAGCGATCGCTGGTGCGAAGTCGTCCGGTGGGAGTGCCAGACCGGCCCAGGCGAGTGGTCGTGGGCCGTTGACTCCGGAAGATGAAGGTTTCAATTTCGCGCAGATTCAGTTCCCGGCCGCCGGCCCCGCAGCGGTTTCGACGTTCCAAACGGGTCATCAATCGTTGGACGTTTACCAAGGTCCCATCCCCGGCGACCCGTTGGGGGATCAAATGGGTGGTGTGGAAGAGGAGGCGATTGATACCGGGGGACCTTCCCCGGGTTCATCCAAAGGGAAAGGAAAACTCAGCCGCACCGCGCTCGTTGCCATTTTGGGTGGGACGGCCACCTTACTAGTCGTGGCGATCGTCGTTGGAACCCTGATCGCTGGCGGGGGCGCCGTCGAAAAGGGCGGGAGCAATAGCGGGGCCCAGGTCTCCGAGTGATCGCTGCAATCTCGATCGCTTCCGCTTTGTTACTTGTCGGATTGGTGGTGCGCCAGTCGATGGGCTGGTTCGCGTCCGCTCGGATTCCCGTTTCGCTGATCGCCGGAGCGATCGGCTTATTGGTTTGGCAGACGTGTCAGTTTGCTTTTCCTAGCAACGACTGGGTGCAGTCTCTGGAAACGGGGCCGATTGCCTCGCTTCGGCAATGGCCCGGTTGGTTGATCGCGGTCGTGTTTGCAGGAATGTTGCTGGCCAAAACGAACAACAACCAGCCATCCTCCTCGCACACTGAAAGCGGTGGCGGATTCAGCCCCGTCGCGCGAGAAGGGCTGATGGTGTGGATCATCGTGCTGGGTCAAACAACCGTCGGTCTGTGGGTGACGTGGCTGTTCATTCAACCTTGGTTTGAGCTTCCAAATTCGACGGCCATGTTGATCGAGACCGGGTTTGCGGGCGGTCATGGGACTGCGGCAGCGATGGGCACGGTTCTGCAGAGTGATTCGATCGGGTTGGTCGAAGGTCTCGACCTTGGCATTTTGATGGCGACCGCGGGGCTGGTTTATGGGCTGATCGCTGGAATGGTTTGTATCCACATTGGAATCCGGGCCGGTTGGACGGCAAGAACGGAAACGTCCGTGGATTCAGAGCAAACGGGTCCTGTTCCTGGTGCAGCTAAAGGTGTTGGCAAAGCGGATGTGCCCAATCGAGGCACAACGCCGATGGGGGTCGCTCGCGTCAACGGGGACGCGATGGATCCGTTGTTGCTTCAGATCGTTTGGATCGCGTTGGCTTTTGGAATCGGTGTTGGTTTGCAGGCCGCCGTGGGTGGATTGGCGGGCGTGCTGGAAACTTGGGGGCCGTTCGCGACCGAGGCGGTATCGGATGATGCCAGCCGGGATGTGTTGCGAGGGCGGTTGAGCTTAACCAGCATTGTTGGTTCGTTCCCGCTCTTTATCTACACCTTGTTCGGTGGAGCCATCGTGCGCGCATTGGTGGTGCGTACCGCGGGGGCGCACTGGATTGATTCGGATTCGATCACTCGACTTTCCGGCACGAGCATGGACTTGCTTGTCGTCGCGGCCGTTTCAACTTTGAATCTCGAAGCTGTCGCATCGTTGTGGCTGGCGTTATTGATCTTGTTGATCGCAGGCATTGTTTGGTCAACATTTTGTCTGTTGGTGCTATCGCGAAAAATCTTGCCGCGTGAGCACTGGTTTGAATTGGGGCTGATCAATTTCGGGATGTCGACCGGCACGACCGCGACCGGGTTCGTGTTGTTGAGAGTCATCGATCCAGATTTACGAACGAAGGCTGCGGAGCACTATGCCTTAGCCGCGCCTCTATCGGCACCGTTCATCGGCGGCGGGATGTTGACGGTCGGTTTGCCACTGTTGTTGCTCGAACGGGTCCCCATCGCGGTGTCGGCGATAGGGATGACGGCGATCCAAGTCGTGCTGATCGGCCTGGCAATTCGCTGGAAGAACCGTGTCGATCACGAAGACCAGTCCTAGAGCATTGGATACGTTTTAGACCGTTATTTCTGCTTGCCAGCAATGGCTTGTGCGGCGTAGCAGGTCAGCATGGCAAGCACGCCTGTTGGGTTGCCAAAAGTCGGTTCGGGCAACAGTGACGCGTCCACGATCCGCAGGTTTTCCAGGCCGCAAGCTCGGAAGTTCGCGTCGACGACCGTGCCGAGTGAACAGCTACCGCCGGGGTGATAGAGCGTTTGAGTGAAGCGGGCGATTGCGGCCTCCAGTTGCGAGTCGCTTTGTCGTTTGACGCCCGGAGTGGACTCTTTCAGGAGCCATCCGGATTGCTGCAGTGATTCAGCGAGTTGCCGGCCCCAACGAACCGCCTCAATCAGTTCGCCGACATCGTTTCGATCAGATAGGTAACCGGTATCGATTTGTAGTCGTTGAGCCGGGGTGTTCGTGTCAGCTTCAGACAAAGTCAATCGCCCGCGAGATTGTGGCCGCGTCAGGCTAACGGCGAAGGTCATCGCGGGATCGCCCGCACGGGCCGGGTATCGGAGGTAGTCCGTTGGCGTGACATGCAGTTGAAAACGCATCGAGGGATCGAACCCACCGCATTCGGCGATGTTTGACGCAAGCGGACCCGTGCCACCATGCTGCCAGGCGGCGAGTTGGTTCATGTTGGGACGTCCCGGCAGGAAACCGCTTCCCGAATGACGGTAGATGATCGGCATGATCAGGTGATCGTGAAGGTTGGCACCGATTGCGGGATGTTGAATGCCACTTCGCATCATTAGTTCGGGTGTGCCCAACGCTCCGGCGCAACTGACAACTTGGGTGTCTGCCGAAATGACTAGGTCCCGCACCAAGCGACCGCTTTGCAGTTGGATCGCCTCGACTTGGTTTTCGCGAATCGAAAGTTCGTTCACGTTCGCCTGAATGACGCGAACACGAGCGGTTGATTCGGGGCTGGTTTGGTCCAGATCATCCAGCAGCCTCGCTGTCGTCCAACGTCGACCGAACCGGTTGATTCGCTGGTAGGCGGCGAAGGTTCCGAGATTGGAATCGTGCTGGACACTGTCAAGGAAGTGTTGGGAAGACTCACTAACGAACCGAGGTGCCTCAGTTGGGATCAGTGTTTGAGATGTTTCTAACGCATTGTTGAGCGAGCTTCGGTCCAAGCCCGCGTCGGCGAGTGTTTGTAGATCGGACGAATGAGGCGGTAACCAGATCATCGCATTGATGCGACCGCTGCCGCCTAGCCCACGTCCACGTGGCCAGGTGATTTGGCGGCCGGATAATGCGTCGTTGGGCAGTGTCGAAAATGCGTAGTCGTCCGACGAGCCGAGCAGGTGCAGCCACCGCGCTGGTCGATCGCGGTCGGATTGGTTTTCGGCCTGTTCGCCGCCCGCTTCGATGATCCAAACGGGTTGATTGGATCGCGTGGCAAGCTGGTGTGCGAGCAGGCATCCGCAAACGCCTCCACCGATGATGACGTGCCCGGGCAGAGCAGTCGGCGCGTCTTGTAGCGAAATATTCCGCTGAGCGAACGTCATGGGATCAGCTTGTGATTTCAGGACTTGACTAGGACTTGGGTGGCGTCAAACCATCCGGCAGAATCCCTTGGGCGACTTCGTCATCCCACTCGTCCATCAAAGGCCAGTCTTCAGCGAGGGTGCCGAAGTCCGCCATGTGCAGGTAGCCTTCCACGCGACCAATTACGCGGTCGAGCATCGATTTGTCTTTGGCGAAGATGGGGCCGTGACTGGGGGCAAGCCACTTCACGTCACTATCGCGAATTCGGGTGAGTGACTTGATGAACGCCTTAATGTCGCTGCCGTGGTGGGCATCGATCGCGCCGATGCAACCATCGCGATAGAGGTTGTCACCGGACAATAAAACGTCGCCGATGCGAAACGCAAGTTGGCTGTCCGTGTGCCCGGGGGTGTGCCAGACTTCGATTTCCAGATTACCGACTTTGATGATGTCACCATCGTTAACCTGATGTTCAATCTCGAC harbors:
- a CDS encoding MBL fold metallo-hydrolase, whose protein sequence is MITRKPIFPGIIELNFQAGEVLGCNLYLVYDQDEWVLIDVGYEETVDDYINIIRELDFPLARCKTLIATHADVDHIQGLAKAKQALKTTVTAHPNAVEPLRTGDTLKTLAEIEAQNLKLDMPPVEIEHQVNDGDIIKVGNLEIEVWHTPGHTDSQLAFRIGDVLLSGDNLYRDGCIGAIDAHHGSDIKAFIKSLTRIRDSDVKWLAPSHGPIFAKDKSMLDRVIGRVEGYLHMADFGTLAEDWPLMDEWDDEVAQGILPDGLTPPKS
- a CDS encoding GMC family oxidoreductase, with the translated sequence MTFAQRNISLQDAPTALPGHVIIGGGVCGCLLAHQLATRSNQPVWIIEAGGEQAENQSDRDRPARWLHLLGSSDDYAFSTLPNDALSGRQITWPRGRGLGGSGRINAMIWLPPHSSDLQTLADAGLDRSSLNNALETSQTLIPTEAPRFVSESSQHFLDSVQHDSNLGTFAAYQRINRFGRRWTTARLLDDLDQTSPESTARVRVIQANVNELSIRENQVEAIQLQSGRLVRDLVISADTQVVSCAGALGTPELMMRSGIQHPAIGANLHDHLIMPIIYRHSGSGFLPGRPNMNQLAAWQHGGTGPLASNIAECGGFDPSMRFQLHVTPTDYLRYPARAGDPAMTFAVSLTRPQSRGRLTLSEADTNTPAQRLQIDTGYLSDRNDVGELIEAVRWGRQLAESLQQSGWLLKESTPGVKRQSDSQLEAAIARFTQTLYHPGGSCSLGTVVDANFRACGLENLRIVDASLLPEPTFGNPTGVLAMLTCYAAQAIAGKQK
- a CDS encoding sodium:glutamate symporter yields the protein MIAAISIASALLLVGLVVRQSMGWFASARIPVSLIAGAIGLLVWQTCQFAFPSNDWVQSLETGPIASLRQWPGWLIAVVFAGMLLAKTNNNQPSSSHTESGGGFSPVAREGLMVWIIVLGQTTVGLWVTWLFIQPWFELPNSTAMLIETGFAGGHGTAAAMGTVLQSDSIGLVEGLDLGILMATAGLVYGLIAGMVCIHIGIRAGWTARTETSVDSEQTGPVPGAAKGVGKADVPNRGTTPMGVARVNGDAMDPLLLQIVWIALAFGIGVGLQAAVGGLAGVLETWGPFATEAVSDDASRDVLRGRLSLTSIVGSFPLFIYTLFGGAIVRALVVRTAGAHWIDSDSITRLSGTSMDLLVVAAVSTLNLEAVASLWLALLILLIAGIVWSTFCLLVLSRKILPREHWFELGLINFGMSTGTTATGFVLLRVIDPDLRTKAAEHYALAAPLSAPFIGGGMLTVGLPLLLLERVPIAVSAIGMTAIQVVLIGLAIRWKNRVDHEDQS
- a CDS encoding CHAT domain-containing protein, with product MIMFAQRHYRTQPSPAILLGAVVLGMLFVGPSSSVQAQLNGGGFGIPEPGGQYPSQTYFDALQVYRDGDLDNAIRGFEMALRSTRTDVNGKWIDAIPGRVMLAECYWHLGHLPACRVHLDEASRIAVRNRGWLGQLDFSVLSRGGTVHSPKSNLWPEVAAIRRLPLPNKIPFQSGQTLTEQSLAAGGVIETPTIKNIDAIEIMRCLGVMSHRRRVLMGPLSGDDAVAREVIEATKLPAGMNHPVGQSLLHAMRGSEYFSILEDKTVFDRAAKYAIVDGSVHPLTPMLLLCGLKAGTAGDDDGNLSAESRAALVSTAQQIANSAAALEQYEFIGEALQVAAGVADPSQLPRVEQSAALAARTLVRESRLASLHNYLVAADAAISANRVDAANEHLQAAVSLASRRDVRWPRLQAYGAYVAARIAAHSGQPIGVGSSGAMADSLKAMSDFILNQRDRKRPVVSMPFLYQAERVLSSLGGNVGNQSIKRVLEGYAGDVGISLWRLDPLDAMAAVYFDDSPLHRALLNIASMENNGDEVLRQTDRVLAKQFTRHLPLQGRLLQFRTLASSPANTLWAPARTVLAEPPELLKRLRDQTQQSLLPPAAPPLADPADQGANAKPNITVRSQTEAFVSEAVISELALSRMAIPEINPPAIAPTDVALIPDGVALLTFAIDSGKIHATCSREGTTRTWVVPAAARMPAMVAKLLQDIGASRSRGKRLPDDQESWRSDALKIRSYLLPDSSGWTEKGLTKIIIVPDGALWYLPFDLLPAVGTKSNPREDQPQVDDKDASLWTDNIDIQLAPTPGFALRSVAASTNADRIALVTSGFFAVRDAALNQSMVDEVMAPADDAILLSPAQVPPTERLGLEIGHLIVAAPVTPKPSDLMSSQILPADSSAARTGKKTDGNRLMDWVRLPAGSPQSVVLAGLRTAASSNKIGDGSELFIPAAALHASGVREVMFSRWPTGGQSAATMLTEVVAELPHTSLAEAARRGVMMLRSSDLAVSREPLLGKADEEVTELTGDQPLFWATYFNTSSLQLPPPVSKKVGL